Proteins encoded in a region of the Acidobacteriota bacterium genome:
- a CDS encoding TlpA family protein disulfide reductase: MRLATIIFTLLLIAGGAAGQQQLRIGNPAPEFTAQSLEGGVFDSKQLQGKVIVMTFWSTRCAVCHGEIPKLNQLVERYRGKDVVFLAMTMENDARIQPYLKKNPFTFSIIPNSFGVLLKFADMDAGGRVNMGYPAHFLISRSGKIGHRTDGFDKASNIDAQIQKLLVSD, translated from the coding sequence ATGCGTCTAGCCACTATAATATTTACATTGCTCCTGATCGCCGGCGGTGCCGCCGGGCAGCAGCAGCTGCGTATTGGGAATCCGGCGCCTGAGTTTACGGCTCAGTCGCTGGAAGGCGGCGTTTTTGATTCGAAACAGCTTCAAGGCAAGGTTATCGTAATGACCTTTTGGTCAACCCGCTGTGCCGTTTGCCACGGCGAGATCCCGAAGCTGAACCAGCTCGTCGAACGTTACCGCGGGAAAGATGTTGTCTTTCTTGCAATGACGATGGAGAATGACGCCCGAATCCAGCCCTATCTCAAGAAGAACCCGTTCACGTTCAGCATCATCCCGAACAGCTTCGGCGTTCTGCTGAAATTCGCCGATATGGACGCCGGGGGACGGGTGAACATGGGATATCCGGCGCACTTCCTGATCAGCCGATCGGGTAAGATCGGCCACCGGACCGATGGTTTCGACAAGGCTTCTAACATCGACGCACAGATACAAAAATTACTTGTTTCCGACTAG
- the recF gene encoding DNA replication and repair protein RecF (All proteins in this family for which functions are known are DNA-binding proteins that assist the filamentation of RecA onto DNA for the initiation of recombination or recombinational repair.), with translation MLLENLEARAFRNLAGKIDWGNGLNVLIGDNGQGKTNWLEAIYLLSTTRSFRTAKLQETIRFGEELAIVRGRVRQSEGIARDLQVTIEKTIKSFSINGKRETHSRYSEEMHAFVFNAEALDVVRGQPEARRRFLDESIIAVHPPFVQTFRDLARTLKQKNALLQSIAERGDPLEKAAELLEPWNEQLISLAARVHRGRVRIVERLNEALEKRLFGNEEVQLRYASSLEGKGDLSDYEALLTERLRLRVQAEVAAGRSLIGPHRDELEITFDGHDIRKFGSSGQQRSAMLVLLLANLEVYNATRGEYPLFLIDDIDAELDFKRIGSLLEFLAGRTQTFVTTSKTAFVSEFGASAAVFRAADGTAESAANAAV, from the coding sequence ATGCTGCTCGAGAATCTCGAGGCCCGGGCCTTTCGCAACCTAGCCGGAAAGATCGATTGGGGGAATGGACTAAATGTCCTAATTGGCGACAATGGCCAAGGTAAAACGAACTGGCTTGAGGCGATCTACCTGCTTTCAACGACCCGATCATTCCGGACCGCTAAACTTCAGGAAACAATTCGTTTTGGGGAAGAACTGGCGATAGTTCGAGGGCGAGTGCGCCAGTCCGAGGGTATTGCACGTGACCTCCAGGTCACTATAGAGAAGACTATAAAAAGTTTCTCGATAAACGGCAAGCGCGAAACTCACTCTCGGTATTCCGAGGAAATGCATGCTTTTGTCTTTAATGCCGAAGCGCTCGACGTTGTTCGCGGCCAACCCGAAGCGAGGCGGCGGTTTCTTGATGAGAGCATCATCGCCGTTCATCCGCCTTTTGTGCAGACGTTTCGCGACCTCGCTAGGACGCTGAAACAGAAGAACGCGTTGCTTCAATCAATTGCCGAACGCGGCGACCCGCTCGAAAAAGCAGCAGAATTGCTCGAACCCTGGAACGAGCAGCTTATTTCGCTTGCGGCGCGGGTCCACCGCGGGCGGGTGCGGATCGTCGAAAGGCTGAACGAAGCGCTTGAGAAGCGGCTTTTCGGCAATGAGGAGGTGCAGCTCCGATATGCGTCGTCGCTTGAAGGTAAAGGCGATCTCTCGGACTACGAAGCCCTGCTTACTGAGCGGTTGCGGCTCCGCGTGCAGGCGGAGGTCGCCGCGGGGCGTTCGCTGATCGGCCCGCATCGCGACGAGCTTGAGATCACATTTGACGGGCACGACATCCGCAAATTTGGCTCCTCGGGCCAGCAGCGAAGTGCGATGCTAGTGCTTTTGCTGGCAAATCTCGAGGTTTACAACGCCACTCGGGGCGAATATCCGCTCTTTTTGATAGACGATATCGATGCCGAACTCGACTTCAAACGCATCGGCAGCCTGCTCGAGTTTCTCGCGGGCCGAACGCAGACCTTTGTAACCACCTCAAAAACCGCATTTGTCAGTGAATTTGGGGCTTCGGCGGCTGTTTTCAGGGCCGCGGACGGCACCGCGGAAAGTGCCGCCAACGCCGCAGTTTAA